A DNA window from Engystomops pustulosus chromosome 10, aEngPut4.maternal, whole genome shotgun sequence contains the following coding sequences:
- the LOC140104166 gene encoding caveolin-3-like: MAEPKSIPSEPMPLDMENRDPNNMNEHVRVLYEDAFGEPEGSHSIPGVWGMSYKTFGGVKHCCYIVLSVLCGCPLAFCWALDFACVQCCHIWCIGPCIKMWNMNFSCLKLFWSSCVHCMCDPCFEACGLCFSYIRVQNKNG, translated from the exons ATGGCCGAGCCCAAGTCCATCCCCAGCGAGCCCATGCCCCTGGACATGGAGAACCGCGACCCCAACAACATGAACGAGCACGTGCGG GTCCTGTATGAAGACGCGTTTGGGGAGCCGGAGGGGTCTCACAGCATCCCGGGGGTGTGGGGGATGTCCTACAAGACGTTTGGGGGGGTGAAGcactgctgttacattgtgctgTCGGTGCTGTGCGGGTGCCCGCTGGCCTTCTGCTGGGCGCTGGACTTCGCCTGCGTGCAGTGCTGCCACATCTGGTGCATCGGACCCTGTATAAAGATGTGGAACATGAACTTCTCCTGCCTCAAGCTGTTCTGGAGCAGCTGCGTCCACTGCATGTGTGACCCGTGCTTCGAGGCGTGCGGCCTGTGCTTCAGCTACATCCGGGTGCAGAACAAGAACGGATAA